In Roseofilum capinflatum BLCC-M114, the DNA window AAAACCCCCGCTTAGACCATTATTGGGTACAAGACCTCAATCAAACCCTACAACTACCCTTTGAGGATCAAAGCTTTGATGCCGTCCTTAATTGTGTCTCCATACAATATCTACAATACCCTGATGCCATCTTTAGCGAGATTCACCGCATCCTCAAACCCGGTGGTCTCGTCATTGTCAGCTTTTCTAACCGCATGTTCTATCAAAAAGCGATTCAAGCTTGGCGTGATGGTACAGACAAAACTCGCCTCAAGCTCGTGAAACATTATATCCAATCCGTATCTGGATTTACAGACCCAGAATTGATTGTGCGTCTACCCAATGTTCCTCCGATCTTGCAACTGATGGGTTGGGGAGGAGGAGATCCCTTTTATGCGGCGATCGCCTATCGCCAAGAGCCAACTTAAACCAATCGTCATCCCCTAACCTTATGAATTATACCCTCACTGGAATCGTTGTTCCCTCTCCTGATGATCCCGTGTCTGCCGATGAACCTCAGTTTCATCTGGCCCTACCCAGTTCTAAAGAAGGATTATGGGATTGGAATTTACCCACAGGACGCATATTTTTTAATCCCAATTGGCAACATATTTTAGGCTTTACTGAAGCTGAACTTCCCCAAACCTTTACCGAATTTGAATCCCTCATTCATTCCGAAGATTTAGCCCTTCATCAAGCCGCCCTCCAAGCCCATATTCAAGGAGGAACCGAATTTTATGAAAGCACCTATCGCCTCCGTTCTCCCAGTGGTGGCTATCGGTGGATTTTGGCCAGGGGATTGTGCTATCGCAACAGTGATGGAACCCCCTATCGTTTAGCCGGTTCCCACACCGATATTACTTCATTTAAAAAAGCTCAGGAACAAGAGTCTGTTCTACGGTTAATTACCGATCAAATTCGGAGTAGTTTAAACTTAAAAACCATTTGGAAAACAGCCGTCAATCAAATTCAAAAGCTTTTGGATACCGATCGAGTGCTTATTTACCAATTTCAACCGGATTGGAAAGGGTCGGTTATCGTCGAAAAAGTGGTGGGAAACTGGGGATCAACCTTGGGAAAAGTGGGTGCAGATAATTGTTTTTCTCAAGAGTACGCCCATCTCTATCAAAATGGCCGAGTGAGAGTAATTCATGATGTCTTCACCTCTAAACTCGATCCCTGTCACGTTGATTTTTTACAAAATTTTGATGTGCGCTCCAATCTGATTGTACCCATTATTATTAAAGAAGAATTATGGGGCTTACTGATTGCCCATGAATGTAAGCGATCGCGCCATTGGAAAGAAGTCGAAGTCACTTTACTGGTGCATGTAGCTAAACAATTAGCGATTGCCATTTATCAAGCTAATTTGTACGATGAATCTCAACGGGCAGTGCAGGAATCGGAAGAAAAAGCCCATGAGTTAGAACTGGCATTGCAAAAACTCCAAAAAATGCAAGCTCAGTTAATTGAAAGTGAGAAAAAATCTTCTATTGGTCAATTAGTCGCTGGCATTGCCCATGAGATTAATAATCCTGTGAGCTTTATTTATGGAAATATTGATTTTGCTAAATCTTATCTGACTGATTTATTAGAATTGGTTCAACTTTATCAAAAAACTTTTCCTGAACCCGGTGAAGATATTGAACAATTTTCAGAAGATATTGATTTAGATTTCTTGCAAGCTGATTGTATGGATTTGCTAGACTCCATGAAATATGGCGCATCTCGCATTCGAGAAATTGTGTTGTTCCTGAGAACTTTTTCCCGACTCGATGAATCGCAGATGAAACGGGTGAATCTCCATGATGGACTCGAAAGCACATTAATGATTATTAATTATCGCTTACAGGGGAACACGAAGCGACCGATGATTACTATTAACAAAAATTACGGAGTTTTGCCTCCGGTTGAATGCTATGCAGGACAAGTCAATCAGGTATTTATGAATATATTAGTAAATGCCATTGATGCGATTGATAGCGCATGGGAAAATCACGCCAACCGGGAGAGTCCACACATTACCATTACGACTGAAAAGTGCCACATGCAATGGGTGAGAATTTCCATTACTGATAATGGGATAGGTATGTCAGACTTGATTCGTCAGCGCTTATTTACACCGTTTTATAGTACCAAACCAGTCGGTAAGGGAAAGGGCTTAGGGTTGAGCTTATGTCATTCGATTATTGTCGATCATCATGGGGGAGAGTTATCCTTCGAGTCTGAACCCGGAAAGGGCACAACATTTATTATTGAATTGCCCTTACACCAGAGTTAAACAAGTCTCGAAGTGGATTAGGACTTAACGGATAATTGCTCTTGTATTTGCTGAATTTTGCGTTCTCGGAATTCCTCTAAAGCCTTTTG includes these proteins:
- a CDS encoding ATP-binding protein, whose protein sequence is MNYTLTGIVVPSPDDPVSADEPQFHLALPSSKEGLWDWNLPTGRIFFNPNWQHILGFTEAELPQTFTEFESLIHSEDLALHQAALQAHIQGGTEFYESTYRLRSPSGGYRWILARGLCYRNSDGTPYRLAGSHTDITSFKKAQEQESVLRLITDQIRSSLNLKTIWKTAVNQIQKLLDTDRVLIYQFQPDWKGSVIVEKVVGNWGSTLGKVGADNCFSQEYAHLYQNGRVRVIHDVFTSKLDPCHVDFLQNFDVRSNLIVPIIIKEELWGLLIAHECKRSRHWKEVEVTLLVHVAKQLAIAIYQANLYDESQRAVQESEEKAHELELALQKLQKMQAQLIESEKKSSIGQLVAGIAHEINNPVSFIYGNIDFAKSYLTDLLELVQLYQKTFPEPGEDIEQFSEDIDLDFLQADCMDLLDSMKYGASRIREIVLFLRTFSRLDESQMKRVNLHDGLESTLMIINYRLQGNTKRPMITINKNYGVLPPVECYAGQVNQVFMNILVNAIDAIDSAWENHANRESPHITITTEKCHMQWVRISITDNGIGMSDLIRQRLFTPFYSTKPVGKGKGLGLSLCHSIIVDHHGGELSFESEPGKGTTFIIELPLHQS
- a CDS encoding class I SAM-dependent methyltransferase — translated: MLLKPQDRTKLDSSDDRQFYAFPRFVTHVDEGFIQQLTQLYRDRLQPQTRILDLMSSWVSHLPDEMTFEHVEGHGLNEEELAKNPRLDHYWVQDLNQTLQLPFEDQSFDAVLNCVSIQYLQYPDAIFSEIHRILKPGGLVIVSFSNRMFYQKAIQAWRDGTDKTRLKLVKHYIQSVSGFTDPELIVRLPNVPPILQLMGWGGGDPFYAAIAYRQEPT